From a single Cryptococcus neoformans var. neoformans B-3501A chromosome 3, whole genome shotgun sequence genomic region:
- a CDS encoding hypothetical protein (Match to EST gb|CF186936.1|CF186936; HMMPfam hit to UQ_con, Ubiquitin-conjugating enzyme, score: 211.3, E(): 1.8e-60): protein MSDARLRRVQKEIKDCAKDKTSGIAIEMIDDNPFHLVGAFPGPPDTPYEGGYYEVDIQIPETYPFQPVKMKFITKVYHPNVSSASGAICLDILKDAWSPVLTLKSTLISLQSLLCEPIPSDPQDAQVAKHYLTDRNSFNDTAKHWAQAYAQAPAHKQQNARGKVATDAELAGLAEEHVVSFIDMGFPRDKVISVLRRRNYRGNNVNAATYNSCLEELLQD, encoded by the exons ATGTCAGACGCACGATTACGCCGAGTTCAGAAGGAGATCAAAG ACTGCGCGAAAGATAAGACCAGTGGAATTGCCATTGAGA TGATTGATGACAACCCCTTCCACCTTGTGGGAGCATTTCCCGGACCT CCTGATACACCTTACGAAGGAGGTTACTACGAGGTC GACATCCAGATTCCTGAAACCTATCCTTTTCAGCCAGTGAAAATGAAGTTCATAAC AAAGGTGTACC ATCCCAATGTTTCTTCCGCTAGTGGTGCCATTTGCCTCG ACATTCTCAAAGATGCCTGGTCACCA GTACTCACTCTCAAGTCAACTCTTATATCGCTTCAATCACTTCTTTGCGAGCCAATCCCCAGTGATCCGCAGGACGCGCAGGTAGCAAAGCACTACCTCACCGACCGAAATTCGTTCAATGACACAGCCAAGCACTGGGCGCAGGCTTATGCCCAAGCCCCGGCGCATAAACAACAGAATGCCAGAGGAAAAGTTGCTACGGACGCTGAGTTGGCGGGATTGGCTGAGGAACATGTTGTTTCTTTCATCGATATGGGTTTCCCAAGAGACAAGGTT ATTTCTGTCCTCAGGAGGAGAAACTATCGAGGAAACAACGTGAATGCTGCTACATACAACTCT TGTTTAGAAGAGCTTTTGCAGGACTAG
- a CDS encoding hypothetical protein (Match to EST gb|CF189365.1|CF189365; HMMPfam hit to tRNA_m1G_MT_9, tRNA m(1)G methyltransferase, score: 126.3, E(): 6.8e-35), with amino-acid sequence MRFHLGLTEALQEREPNINASSKDLSLLHFELYRRSEPIMDIDEESYLNAGPSAPSKIPQGGEGDGLQGMSKKAMKRAAKQARLEEIKPLKRAAERERRRQRTAQLAEGYAAGTLSEADKELVERRRRVEKERKEAQRRIESGDQANDWLGGVVIDLGFDDLMTDQEIASMAQQLGYLYSSNRTAEKPVRTVIHTTFSPAASPRLWQRMENFNWHKWSRCHWWEQGLETLKSQLDPSTSILSVQSVVSKETQDKAGIDTKSLLSRLTGPQVPVDLQAGKHKLVYLSADAEDELLSLSEDEIYIIGGIVDRNRHKNLCQGKAEQLGIRTARLPIGTFLEMLPTRKALTVNQVFDILVKYLHLGDWAAAFEAVIPIRKYAPGRKAKRAKTETKRNEKVEEEVECTSAEGEEDIGVIEESAEVDPEDVFSNQ; translated from the exons ATGAGATTCCATTTGGGTTTGACGGAGGCACTGCAAGAGCGAGAACCCAACATCAACGCCAGCAGCAAAGACTTATCACTATTACACTTTGAACTTTATCGCCGATCAGAGCCAATCATGGATATTGACGAAGAGTCTTATCTGAATGCTGGGCCCTCTGCTCCCTCAAAGATTCCTcagggaggagaaggggacgGGTTACAAGGAATGAGCAAAAAAGCCATGAAGAGGGCAGCTAAGCAG GCCCGCCTGGAAGAAATCAAACCTTTAAAGCGCGCGGCGGAGAGAGAACGGCGTCGACAGCGTACCGCCCAACTTGCGGAAGGTTATGCCGCTGGGACACTCAGTGAAGCTGATAAGGAACTGGTTGAGCGAAGGCGCAGGgtagagaaagaaagaaaagaagcccAGAGAAGGATAGAAAGTGGGGACCAGGCGAATGACTGGTTGGGAGGTGTTGTTATCGATCTAGGGTTCGACGACTTAATGACTGACCAA GAAATTGCCTCAATGGCTCAGCAATTGGGTTACCTTTATTCTTCCAATCGCACTGCAGAAAAGCCGGTTAGAACTGTCATTCATACGACATTCTCTCCTGCGGCATCGCCAAGGCTCTGGCAACGTATGGAAAACTTCAATTGGCACAAATGGAGCAGGTGCCATTGGTGGGAACAAGGCTTAGAGACGCTCAAGTCCCAACTGGACCCTTCAACTTCAATTTTGTCTGTTCAATCTGTAGTCAGTAAAGAGACGCAAGACAAGGCAGGGATAGATACCAAGAGTCTGCTGTCTCGTCTAACCGGACCTCAGGTCCCTGTTGACCTTCAGGCTGGCAAGCACAAGCTTGTATATCTCTCCGCGGATGCGGAAGACGAGCTGTTGAGCTTGTCCGAAGACGAGATTTATATCATTGGAGGTATTGTGGACCGAAATAGACATAAG AATTTATGTCAAGGGAAAGCAGAACAACTAGGTATTCGTACGGCCAGGCTACCTATAGGCACTTTTCTAGAAATGCTTCCCACTCGAAAGGCGTTGACTGTCAATCAG GTTTTCGACATCCTTGTCAAATACCTTCATCTAGGCGACTGGGCCGCTGCGTTTGAAGCCGTTATCCCTATCAGGAAGTACGCTCCTGGTCGTAAAGCAAAAAGGGCGAAGACGGAGACAAAAAGGAACgaaaaagtggaggaagaagtcgaATGCACTAGTgcggagggagaagaagatatcgGAGTAATAGAGGAATCAGCAGAAGTTGACCCAGAGGACGTATTTTCGAACCAATAA
- a CDS encoding hypothetical protein (HMMPfam hit to LSM, LSM domain, score: 68.9, E(): 1.3e-17) — MLPLSLLTAAQGKPMLVELKNGVTFNGHLVECDTFMNVTLREVYQTSADGERFWKMKEMFIKGNIIKYFRIADNILEQAAEEQDKARAANRARGGARGGRGGPGGARGGRGGPPGRGGPPGRGGGPARGGFNQRGRGGPPRGGPPRP, encoded by the exons ATG CTTCCACTCTCACTTCTTACAGCCGCTCAAGGCAAGCCAATG CTGGTGGAACTGAAGAATGGAGTTACCTTCAACGGTCACCTAGTGGAATGCGACACTTTCATGAACGTTACTCTTCGAGAGGTTTACCAAACTTCAGCGGACGGCGAGCGATTCTGGaaaatgaaggagatgtttATCAAGGGTAACATT ATCAAGTATTTCCGTATAGCAGACAACATTCTGGAACAAGCGGCTGAGGAACAAGACAAGGCCCGAGCAGCGAACAGAGCGCGAGGCGGAGCTAGAG GTGGACGGGGCGGACCAGGAGGTGCTCGAGGTG GTCGAGGTGGACCACCTGGGCGAGGCGGACCCCCCggtcgaggaggtggaCCGGCACGTGGCGGATTCAATCAAAGGGGTAGAGGAGGACCACCTAGGGGCGGACCGCCTCGACCATAA
- a CDS encoding hypothetical protein (Match to ESTs gb|CF194794.1|CF194794, gb|CF192830.1|CF192830, gb|CF183515.1|CF183515), with protein sequence MFGFGSSSSSQPEIEKPAPSREERKACWNSRDIYFGCLDKNKVLQAGDEVRRDTKGNVVPGGVCSTERMGYESNCAKAWVDYFNKRRTLELRRLATIEAAENSGNKDAAEAWRSVGGASKP encoded by the exons ATGTTCGGATTTggctcctcgtcctcatctcaACCTGAGATTGAAAAACCCGCCCCTAGTAGGGAAGAACGCAAGGCTTGTTGGAATTCCCGAGATATCTATTTTGGGTGTTTGGACAAGAACAAGGTCTTGCAAGCAGGTGATGAAGTCAGAAGGGATACAAAAGGGAATGTTGTCCCAGGCGGAGTTTGTTCTACGGAAAGAATGGGTTACGAAAGCAACTGTGCCAAAGCTTGG GTCGACTACTTCAACAAACGACGGACGTTGGAGCTCAGGAGGCTGGCGACAATCGAAGCAGCGGAAAATAGTGGTAACAAGGATGCTGCCGAGGCGTGGAGATCTGTTGGGGGAGCTTCTAAACCATGA
- a CDS encoding hypothetical protein (Match to EST gb|CF190389.1|CF190389; HMMPfam hit to ADH_zinc_N, Zinc-binding dehydrogenase, score: 285.5, E(): 8.5e-83), whose product MAITHATGYAISSPDNYLNFELKKYELEPLEDDRITVAVECCGVCGSDHHTISGGWGPFQTKFVVTGHEVVGKVVEVGSKVSEFKVGDRVGVGAQVGSCGKCKSCKGPNENYCVQPVHGYNTHWYDGSEHQGGYSTHVRAQERFVFSIPESLKSTDAASMLCAGITTFAPLVRNGAGPGKKVGVVGLGGLGHYAVLFGTALGAEVTVFSRSDAKKEDAMKMGAKNFIATGEEGFQKGHELEFDLIIVTASSNKLPVNELLSCLDVDKKLVFVGMPDEGLTNITSQALSGNGASLASSHLGNRQEVQRMLKLAAEKNVKPWVEILQMKDAAKAIKAVENSTVRYRSILIQDIDA is encoded by the exons ATGGCTATCACTCACGCTACCG GCTACGCTATCTCTTCCCCTGACAACTACCTC AACTTTGAGCTTAAAAAGTACGAGCTTGAGCCTCTTGAGGACGACCGTATTACTGTCGCTGTAGAGTGCTGTGGTGTCTGCGGATCT GACCACCACACTATCTCTGGTGGCTGGGGTCCTTTCCAGACCAAGTTTGTCGTCACTGGCCACGAAGTCGTTGGCAAGGTCGTCGAGGTTGGCTCTAAGGTTTCTGAGTTCAAGGTTGGCGACAGAGTCGGTGTTGGTGCCCAAGTTGGCTCATGTGGAAAGTGCAAGTCCTGCAAGGGCCCTAACG AGAACTACTGTGTCCAGCCCGTTCACGGCTACAACACCCACT GGTACGATGGTTCTGAGCACCAAGGTGGCTACTCTACCCACGTCCGGGCCCAGGAGCGATTCGTTTTCAGCATTCCCGAGTCCCTCAAGTCTACTGATGCTGCTTCCAT GTTGTGCGCTGGTATCACCACCTTCGCTCCCCTTGTAAGGAACGGTGCTGGTCCCGGCAAGAAGGTTGGTGTGGTTGGTCTCGGTGGCCT CGGTCACTACGCCGTTCTCTTCGGTACTGCTCTTGGCGCTGAGGTCACCGTTTTCTCTCGTTCCGacgccaagaaggaggatgctATGAAGATGGGTGCCAAGAACTTCATCGCTACGGGCGAGGAGGGTTTCCAAAAGGGCCATGAGCTCGAGTTTgacctcatcatcgtcactGCTTCCTCCAACAAGCTCCCCGTCAACGAGCTCCTCTCTTGTCTTGATGTTGACAAGAAGCTTGTCTTCGTCGGTATGCCTGACGAAGGCTTGACCAACATCACTTCTCAAGCTCTTTCTGGCAATGGTGCCTCTCTTGCCTCTAGCCACTTGGGTAACAGGCAGGAGGTGCAGCGAATGTTGAAGCTTGCGGCTGAGAAGAATGTTAAGCCTTGGGTTGAGATCTTGCAGATGAAAGACGCGGCCAAGGCTATCAAGGCCGTTGAGAACAGCACTGTCAGGTACAGGTCTATTCTTATCCAGGACATCGACGCCTAA